Proteins co-encoded in one Bacillus paramycoides genomic window:
- a CDS encoding LacI family DNA-binding transcriptional regulator, giving the protein MKPTIYDVAEKAGVSIATVSKVINQTGRISEKTINKVNQVMDELDYQPSSVAAALTGKKTYTIGVLVPDISNPFFAEVARAFENSARESGYTLILCSTDHQTKREHEYMDLLFKKQVDGIIIATELNEYKLVKKIVNRDLPLVLFTVDHPSITTHVVTTDDMRGGYLAGSYLTQKGHTSLTIMMEKDRKSSLGRLTGFKQALTDSGVSLDDEAIISCYSTVEDSKRASKELLHLPNRPTAVFACTDLIAICLMNEARKQGLLIPEDLSIIGFDNTIYAEIADPGLTTIEQPIKQMAACTFEQLLKTMEMKEHAKQKITIIPQLVERSSVKDITC; this is encoded by the coding sequence GTGAAACCAACAATTTATGATGTTGCGGAAAAAGCAGGTGTATCAATAGCAACTGTTTCTAAGGTAATTAATCAAACTGGTCGTATTAGTGAAAAAACAATAAACAAAGTAAATCAGGTAATGGATGAATTAGATTACCAGCCTAGTAGTGTAGCAGCAGCGTTAACAGGTAAAAAAACATATACGATTGGGGTACTTGTCCCAGATATCTCAAACCCATTTTTTGCAGAAGTAGCAAGAGCTTTTGAAAATAGTGCACGAGAATCAGGGTATACACTTATTTTATGTAGTACAGACCATCAAACAAAACGTGAGCACGAATACATGGATTTACTATTTAAAAAGCAAGTAGATGGCATTATTATTGCAACGGAGCTAAATGAGTATAAACTTGTAAAAAAAATTGTAAATCGAGATTTGCCACTTGTATTATTCACTGTAGATCATCCTTCCATCACGACTCATGTTGTGACAACTGATGATATGAGGGGAGGCTATCTAGCTGGAAGTTATCTAACACAGAAAGGCCATACATCTTTAACGATTATGATGGAGAAGGATAGAAAAAGTAGCTTAGGGAGATTGACTGGTTTCAAACAAGCTCTTACGGATTCAGGAGTTTCGTTAGATGATGAGGCTATCATTAGTTGCTATTCGACAGTGGAAGATAGTAAACGTGCAAGTAAGGAATTACTTCATTTGCCTAACAGGCCTACAGCTGTTTTTGCTTGTACAGATTTAATTGCTATATGCCTTATGAATGAAGCAAGAAAACAAGGACTTTTAATTCCGGAAGATTTATCAATAATCGGATTTGATAATACAATTTATGCTGAGATTGCAGATCCAGGGTTAACAACAATTGAACAGCCAATTAAACAAATGGCAGCCTGTACGTTTGAACAACTGCTAAAAACGATGGAAATGAAGGAGCATGCTAAGCAAAAAATTACAATTATTCCTCAGTTAGTAGAGCGATCCTCAGTAAAGGATATTACATGCTAG
- a CDS encoding MFS transporter codes for MNAISSNKTFMDKIGIPSNLTWGYIGIIIFMIGDGLEQGWLSPYLVEKGLTLEHAAFLFTIYGITVSASSWFSGVFVQMWGPRKVMTFGLVSFILGSIGFIGIGIQHMNYPVILICYALRGFGYPLFAYSFLVWVSYSTPQQMLSRAVGWFWFVFQLGLSVIGAFYSSYMVPKIGEIATLWSALIFVVVGGLFSIVVNKDKFKAQTVSANKSSELLKGITIAFENPKVGIGGIVKIINSAAQFGFVVFLPTYMMKYNFTMTEWLQIWGTLFFVNMVFNIIFGIVGDKFGWVNTIKWFGGVGCGIVTLALYYVPQMVGHNYWAILFVACCYGATLAGYVPLTALVPSLSPENKGAAMSVLNLGSGLSAFVGPLVVTAFIGSLGVGGVMWIFAGLYFFGAFLTHFLTIPKENEMKQDLNAKSGEQFSV; via the coding sequence ATGAACGCTATTAGTTCAAACAAAACATTTATGGACAAGATTGGAATCCCTTCTAATTTAACTTGGGGATACATAGGGATTATCATTTTTATGATTGGGGACGGGTTAGAACAGGGATGGTTATCCCCTTATCTCGTTGAAAAAGGACTAACGCTAGAACACGCTGCTTTTCTGTTTACTATTTACGGAATTACTGTATCTGCTTCTTCTTGGTTTTCGGGGGTATTTGTACAAATGTGGGGGCCAAGAAAAGTCATGACGTTTGGTTTAGTATCATTCATTTTAGGTTCAATCGGGTTCATCGGTATTGGAATTCAACATATGAATTATCCCGTAATATTAATTTGCTATGCCCTACGCGGGTTTGGTTATCCCTTATTTGCTTATTCTTTCCTAGTTTGGGTATCTTACAGTACGCCTCAACAAATGCTTTCAAGAGCAGTTGGCTGGTTCTGGTTCGTATTCCAGCTAGGGCTTAGTGTTATAGGAGCCTTTTATTCTAGCTATATGGTTCCTAAAATCGGAGAAATCGCTACATTATGGAGTGCTTTAATTTTTGTTGTTGTCGGGGGATTATTCTCAATTGTTGTAAATAAGGATAAATTTAAAGCACAAACCGTAAGCGCTAACAAATCAAGCGAATTACTAAAAGGAATTACCATCGCATTTGAAAATCCTAAAGTTGGTATAGGCGGTATTGTAAAAATTATAAACTCGGCCGCTCAGTTTGGATTTGTTGTTTTCCTACCTACCTATATGATGAAATATAATTTTACTATGACTGAATGGCTTCAAATCTGGGGTACTCTATTCTTTGTAAATATGGTGTTTAATATTATTTTTGGTATTGTTGGAGACAAGTTTGGTTGGGTAAATACGATTAAATGGTTCGGAGGAGTCGGTTGCGGTATTGTAACTCTTGCACTTTATTATGTGCCACAAATGGTAGGACATAATTATTGGGCAATATTATTTGTTGCCTGTTGCTATGGAGCAACACTTGCCGGTTATGTACCTCTCACCGCATTAGTCCCATCTTTATCTCCTGAAAATAAAGGAGCTGCAATGTCTGTCTTAAATTTAGGTTCAGGATTATCAGCATTTGTTGGACCATTAGTAGTAACAGCCTTTATCGGTTCATTAGGTGTTGGTGGCGTGATGTGGATCTTTGCTGGTTTGTATTTCTTTGGTGCATTTTTAACTCATTTCCTTACTATTCCAAAGGAAAATGAAATGAAGCAGGATTTAAATGCGAAAAGCGGTGAGCAATTCTCTGTTTAA